A window of the Gossypium hirsutum isolate 1008001.06 chromosome A05, Gossypium_hirsutum_v2.1, whole genome shotgun sequence genome harbors these coding sequences:
- the LOC107957700 gene encoding laccase-14 isoform X1, protein MGLQQDTVTWFVGILFLSTLFLCSADVHHYEFFVRESNFTKLCNTTTLLVVNDSYPGPEIRVRRGDTVFVNVHNQGNYGFTIHWHGVKQPRNPWFDGPEFITQCPIQPGTNFTYEVILSDEIGTLWWHAHSDWTRGSVQGAFIILPAENETYPFPTPDADQTIILQSWYNGDYKQIIDQALATGIPPRQPDAYAINGNLGDTYGCTNDTIFRMQVDYEKMYLLRIINAAMNEQQFFSITNHTLTVVAQDASYVRRFTSDYILISPGQTMDVLVSANQNVGQYYMATRPFSDASAMPPDNITTGIFQYTNSEGGLNASLITLPARDDTNATNSFISRIRNTNVTQNPPLNVPTGIDRRVFITIATNTVPCNTSQCLLPNRFVASLNNVSFVFPRIDILKAYYNSTGGVFTEDFPLNPPVFYDFTGNLTGFNTRAELGTRAVVLNYGEAVEIVLQATQLGGGGSHPIHLHGFSFYRVGSGSGNFNNETDPRTYNLVDPPLINTIHVPGKGWAALRFFANNPGKFSIREKKEKISSSSILL, encoded by the exons atggGTTTACAGCAAGATACAGTGACATGGTTCGTAGGGATTCTATTTCTAAGCACTTTGTTCCTGTGCAGTGCTGATGTACATCACTATGAATTCTTT GTGCGAGAGTCCAACTTTACGAAGCTGTGCAACACGACGACATTGCTGGTCGTAAACGACAGTTATCCAGGGCCTGAAATTCGGGTTCGAAGAGGTGACACTGTCTTCGTTAATGTCCACAATCAAGGAAACTATGGCTTCACCATTCACTG GCACGGCGTGAAACAACCAAGGAATCCATGGTTCGACGGTCCCGAGTTCATAACGCAGTGCCCTATCCAACCAGGAACCAACTTTACGTACGAAGTCATTTTATCGGACGAAATAGGAACCCTTTGGTGGCATGCACACAGTGACTGGACTCGCGGTTCCGTCCAGGGAGCCTTCATCATTTTACCGGCCGAGAACGAAACTTATCCATTCCCCACGCCAGACGCGGATCAAACAATCATACTTC AATCATGGTACAATGGGGACTACAAGCAAATCATCGATCAAGCACTTGCAACCGGTATCCCTCCTCGTCAACCTGATGCTTATGCTATCAATGGAAATTTAGGAGATACATACGGATGCACTAATG ATACAATATTCCGTATGCAAGTTGATTATGAGAAGATGTACCTTCTCCGCATAATCAATGCAGCAATGAACGAACAGCAATTCTTCTCCATCACGAACCACACCCTCACAGTCGTCGCCCAAGATGCCTCCTACGTTCGAAGGTTCACAAGCGACTACATATTGATAAGCCCTGGCCAAACCATGGATGTGTTGGTCTCCGCCAACCAAAACGTGGGCCAATATTACATGGCTACCAGGCCTTTCTCTGATGCCTCTGCTATGCCTCCTGACAACATCACAACCGGCATTTTCCAATATACGAACAGCGAGGGCGGATTGAATGCTTCCTTGATAACACTGCCCGCGAGAGACGATACAAATGCTACCAATAGTTTCATCAGCCGAATTAGAAACACCAACGTCACCCAGAATCCCCCATTGAATGTGCCAACGGGTATCGATAGACGAGTGTTCATTACAATCGCCACCAACACCGTGCCTTGCAACACCTCGCAATGTCTTCTACCTAATAGATTTGTTGCAAGTTTGAACAACGTCAGCTTTGTTTTCCCACGTATTGACATTCTCAAGGCATACTACAACAG TACCGGTGGTGTTTTCACCGAAGATTTTCCCCTTAATCCACCAGTATTCTACGATTTTACTGGAAACTTGACTGGTTTCAACACGAGAGCTGAGTTAGGGACGAGGGCCGTTGTGCTAAACTATGGGGAAGCAGTTGAGATTGTGCTGCAAGCAACCCAATTGGGTGGTGGTGGAAGTCACCCAATCCATTTGCACGGTTTCAGCTTCTATCGGGTGGGAAGTGGTTCCGGAAATTTCAACAATGAGACAGACCCACGCACCTACAACCTGGTTGATCCACCCCTCATTAACACTATCCACGTTCCTGGTAAAGGATGGGCTGCACTCAGATTTTTTGCAAACAATCCTGGTAAGTTTTCAATtagagagaagaaagaaaaaatctcATCCTCTTCCATCCTCctttaa
- the LOC107957699 gene encoding laccase-15 — protein sequence MPFCIYGEKGSCQSSATKMILPKKSLILIQILRFLVLYFHHQPCSLAIDEYEFVVKEATYTRLCSTKKILTVNGQFPGPTIEAQHGDTIYVNVYNQGKQNITIHWHGVLQPRYPWADGPEYITQCPIKPGGRFRQKIIFSTEEGTLWWHAHSDWSRATVYGAIIIHPKVGTRYPFPKPDAEVPIILGEWWKEDITKVLQQMHDAGGDPNISDAFTINGQPGDLYPCSKQGTFKLTVDRGKTYLLRLINAAMNIILFFAIKKHNLTVVGVDAGYTKPLSSEYVTISPGQTIDALLSANQKPDRYYMVARAYSTGSNHHFDNTTTTAIVQYKGKYSNPTSSSSSSSLPSLPFYNDTNAAFSFLGGLKSLADKKHPIDVPLHIRNRIFTTISVNSFPCRDNNTCAGPNGTRFAASMNNISFVNPSTALLQAYYQHTNGVYGDNFPDMPPFLFNFTDIFLPLNLETPKRGTEVMVLDYNTTVEIVLQGTALMGGIDHPIHLHGYNFYIVGFGLGNFDIYKDPVKYNLKDPPLRNTVSVPINGWVTVRFKADNPGVWLLHCHIDRHMTWGMKTVFIVKDGDQPEERLLPPPPDMPRC from the exons ATGCCTTTTTGCATTTATGGTGAAAAGGGTTCATGCCAAAGTTCTGCCACAAAAATGATTTTGCCTAAGAAAAGCTTAAtccttattcaaatacttcgCTTCCTAGTACTCTACTTTCATCACCAACCTTGCTCCCTAGCAATAGATGAATATGAATTTGTA GTGAAAGAAGCTACATACACAAGATTGTGCAGTACAAAGAAGATTTTAACTGTAAATGGACAATTTCCAGGGCCGACTATAGAAGCTCAGCATGGAGATACAATTTATGTCAACGTTTATAACCAAGGCAAACAAAACATCACCATTCACTG GCATGGAGTTCTACAGCCGAGGTATCCATGGGCAGATGGACCGGAATACATCACACAATGCCCTATCAAACCTGGAGGAAGATTCAGGCAAAAGATTATATTTTCAACCGAGGAAGGGACCCTATGGTGGCATGCTCACAGTGACTGGTCAAGGGCTACTGTTTATGGAGCTATTATCATCCACCCAAAGGTTGGAACTAGGTACCCTTTCCCTAAACCCGATGCAGAAGTGCCCATAATATTAGGTGAATGGTGGAAAGAAGATATAACAAAGGTTCTCCAGCAAATGCATGACGCTGGAGGGGACCCTAATATCTCTGATGCCTTTACTATCAATGGTCAGCCCGGTGATCTTTACCCTTGCTCTAAACAAG GTACATTCAAGCTAACGGTGGATCGAGGCAAAACTTATCTACTTCGCTTGATAAATGCTGCAATGAACATCATTTTGTTCTTTGCCATAAAAAAACATAATCTCACAGTTGTGGGCGTAGATGCAGGCTACACCAAGCCACTCAGCAGTGAATATGTTACCATTTCTCCTGGACAGACCATAGATGCCTTGTTATCTGCCAACCAAAAACCCGACCGATATTACATGGTTGCTAGGGCTTATTCTACTGGTTCCAATCATCATTTCGATAACACTACGACCACTGCCATCGTTCAATACAAAGGAAAATACAGCAATccaacttcttcttcttcttcttcttcgttgCCATCTCTTCCTTTCTACAATGATACAAATGCGGCCTTTTCTTTTCTTGGTGGTCTCAAGAGCTTAGCCGATAAAAAACATCCAATTGATGTCCCATTACACATCAGAAATCGAATTTTCACCACGATTTCCGTTAACTCTTTCCCTTGCCGAGACAATAACACTTGTGCTGGTCCTAATGGAACTAGGTTTGCTGCTAGCATGAACAACATAAGCTTTGTTAATCCATCGACTGCTTTGCTCCAAGCTTACTATCAGCACACCAATGGGGTGTATGGGGATAATTTTCCCGACATGCcaccatttttattcaatttcactGACATATTTCTTCCCTTGAACTTAGAAACTCCGAAACGAGGGACCGAGGTGATGGTGTTGGACTATAACACCACGGTGGAGATTGTTCTTCAAGGGACGGCATTGATGGGCGGGATTGATCATCCTATTCATCTGCATGGTTACAACTTTTACATTGTTGGATTTGGGTTAGGGAATTTCGACATATACAAGGATCCTGTGAAGTACAACCTCAAAGATCCCCCGCTTCGAAACACGGTGAGTGTACCCATCAATGGCTGGGTCACCGTGAGATTCAAGGCAGACAACCCTG GAGTTTGGTTACTGCATTGCCATATAGACCGGCATATGACTTGGGGGATGAAGACTGTTTTCATAGTAAAAGACGGAGACCAGCCCGAAGAGAGGTTACTGCCTCCGCCACCGGATATGCCACGGTGCTGA
- the LOC107957700 gene encoding putative laccase-9 isoform X4: protein MGLQQDTVTWFVGILFLSTLFLCSADVHHYEFFVRESNFTKLCNTTTLLVVNDSYPGPEIRVRRGDTVFVNVHNQGNYGFTIHWHGVKQPRNPWFDGPEFITQCPIQPGTNFTYEVILSDEIGTLWWHAHSDWTRGSVQGAFIILPAENETYPFPTPDADQTIILQSWYNGDYKQIIDQALATGIPPRQPDAYAINGNLGDTYGCTNDTIFRMQVDYEKMYLLRIINAAMNEQQFFSITNHTLTVVAQDASYVRRFTSDYILISPGQTMDVLVSANQNVGQYYMATRPFSDASAMPPDNITTGIFQYTNSEGGLNASLITLPARDDTNATNSFISRIRNTNVTQNPPLNVPTGIDRRVFITIATNTVPCNTSQCLLPNRFVASLNNVSFVFPRIDILKAYYNSSTGGVFTEDFPLNPPVFYDFTGNLTGFNTRAELGTRAVVLNYGEAVEIVLQATQLGGGGSHPIHLHGFSFYRVGSGSGNFNNETDPRTYNLVDPPLINTIHVPGKGWAALRFFANNPGVWFMHCHFERHSSWGMDTVFIVRNGTTTETSIRPPPSTMPRCPGT, encoded by the exons atggGTTTACAGCAAGATACAGTGACATGGTTCGTAGGGATTCTATTTCTAAGCACTTTGTTCCTGTGCAGTGCTGATGTACATCACTATGAATTCTTT GTGCGAGAGTCCAACTTTACGAAGCTGTGCAACACGACGACATTGCTGGTCGTAAACGACAGTTATCCAGGGCCTGAAATTCGGGTTCGAAGAGGTGACACTGTCTTCGTTAATGTCCACAATCAAGGAAACTATGGCTTCACCATTCACTG GCACGGCGTGAAACAACCAAGGAATCCATGGTTCGACGGTCCCGAGTTCATAACGCAGTGCCCTATCCAACCAGGAACCAACTTTACGTACGAAGTCATTTTATCGGACGAAATAGGAACCCTTTGGTGGCATGCACACAGTGACTGGACTCGCGGTTCCGTCCAGGGAGCCTTCATCATTTTACCGGCCGAGAACGAAACTTATCCATTCCCCACGCCAGACGCGGATCAAACAATCATACTTC AATCATGGTACAATGGGGACTACAAGCAAATCATCGATCAAGCACTTGCAACCGGTATCCCTCCTCGTCAACCTGATGCTTATGCTATCAATGGAAATTTAGGAGATACATACGGATGCACTAATG ATACAATATTCCGTATGCAAGTTGATTATGAGAAGATGTACCTTCTCCGCATAATCAATGCAGCAATGAACGAACAGCAATTCTTCTCCATCACGAACCACACCCTCACAGTCGTCGCCCAAGATGCCTCCTACGTTCGAAGGTTCACAAGCGACTACATATTGATAAGCCCTGGCCAAACCATGGATGTGTTGGTCTCCGCCAACCAAAACGTGGGCCAATATTACATGGCTACCAGGCCTTTCTCTGATGCCTCTGCTATGCCTCCTGACAACATCACAACCGGCATTTTCCAATATACGAACAGCGAGGGCGGATTGAATGCTTCCTTGATAACACTGCCCGCGAGAGACGATACAAATGCTACCAATAGTTTCATCAGCCGAATTAGAAACACCAACGTCACCCAGAATCCCCCATTGAATGTGCCAACGGGTATCGATAGACGAGTGTTCATTACAATCGCCACCAACACCGTGCCTTGCAACACCTCGCAATGTCTTCTACCTAATAGATTTGTTGCAAGTTTGAACAACGTCAGCTTTGTTTTCCCACGTATTGACATTCTCAAGGCATACTACAACAG TAGTACCGGTGGTGTTTTCACCGAAGATTTTCCCCTTAATCCACCAGTATTCTACGATTTTACTGGAAACTTGACTGGTTTCAACACGAGAGCTGAGTTAGGGACGAGGGCCGTTGTGCTAAACTATGGGGAAGCAGTTGAGATTGTGCTGCAAGCAACCCAATTGGGTGGTGGTGGAAGTCACCCAATCCATTTGCACGGTTTCAGCTTCTATCGGGTGGGAAGTGGTTCCGGAAATTTCAACAATGAGACAGACCCACGCACCTACAACCTGGTTGATCCACCCCTCATTAACACTATCCACGTTCCTGGTAAAGGATGGGCTGCACTCAGATTTTTTGCAAACAATCCTG GGGTATGGTTTATGCATTGCCATTTTGAAAGGCATAGTAGCTGGGGAATGGACACTGTTTTCATTGTGAGGAATGGTACCACCACGGAAACCAGCATCCGCCCACCGCCGTCTACCATGCCTCGTTGTCCTGGAACCTAG
- the LOC107957700 gene encoding putative laccase-9 isoform X2, which translates to MGLQQDTVTWFVGILFLSTLFLCSADVHHYEFFVRESNFTKLCNTTTLLVVNDSYPGPEIRVRRGDTVFVNVHNQGNYGFTIHWHGVKQPRNPWFDGPEFITQCPIQPGTNFTYEVILSDEIGTLWWHAHSDWTRGSVQGAFIILPAENETYPFPTPDADQTIILQSWYNGDYKQIIDQALATGIPPRQPDAYAINGNLGDTYGCTNDTIFRMQVDYEKMYLLRIINAAMNEQQFFSITNHTLTVVAQDASYVRRFTSDYILISPGQTMDVLVSANQNVGQYYMATRPFSDASAMPPDNITTGIFQYTNSEGGLNASLITLPARDDTNATNSFISRIRNTNVTQNPPLNVPTGIDRRVFITIATNTVPCNTSQCLLPNRFVASLNNVSFVFPRIDILKAYYNSSTGGVFTEDFPLNPPVFYDFTGNLTGFNTRAELGTRAVVLNYGEAVEIVLQATQLGGGGSHPIHLHGFSFYRVGSGSGNFNNETDPRTYNLVDPPLINTIHVPGKGWAALRFFANNPGIVAGEWTLFSL; encoded by the exons atggGTTTACAGCAAGATACAGTGACATGGTTCGTAGGGATTCTATTTCTAAGCACTTTGTTCCTGTGCAGTGCTGATGTACATCACTATGAATTCTTT GTGCGAGAGTCCAACTTTACGAAGCTGTGCAACACGACGACATTGCTGGTCGTAAACGACAGTTATCCAGGGCCTGAAATTCGGGTTCGAAGAGGTGACACTGTCTTCGTTAATGTCCACAATCAAGGAAACTATGGCTTCACCATTCACTG GCACGGCGTGAAACAACCAAGGAATCCATGGTTCGACGGTCCCGAGTTCATAACGCAGTGCCCTATCCAACCAGGAACCAACTTTACGTACGAAGTCATTTTATCGGACGAAATAGGAACCCTTTGGTGGCATGCACACAGTGACTGGACTCGCGGTTCCGTCCAGGGAGCCTTCATCATTTTACCGGCCGAGAACGAAACTTATCCATTCCCCACGCCAGACGCGGATCAAACAATCATACTTC AATCATGGTACAATGGGGACTACAAGCAAATCATCGATCAAGCACTTGCAACCGGTATCCCTCCTCGTCAACCTGATGCTTATGCTATCAATGGAAATTTAGGAGATACATACGGATGCACTAATG ATACAATATTCCGTATGCAAGTTGATTATGAGAAGATGTACCTTCTCCGCATAATCAATGCAGCAATGAACGAACAGCAATTCTTCTCCATCACGAACCACACCCTCACAGTCGTCGCCCAAGATGCCTCCTACGTTCGAAGGTTCACAAGCGACTACATATTGATAAGCCCTGGCCAAACCATGGATGTGTTGGTCTCCGCCAACCAAAACGTGGGCCAATATTACATGGCTACCAGGCCTTTCTCTGATGCCTCTGCTATGCCTCCTGACAACATCACAACCGGCATTTTCCAATATACGAACAGCGAGGGCGGATTGAATGCTTCCTTGATAACACTGCCCGCGAGAGACGATACAAATGCTACCAATAGTTTCATCAGCCGAATTAGAAACACCAACGTCACCCAGAATCCCCCATTGAATGTGCCAACGGGTATCGATAGACGAGTGTTCATTACAATCGCCACCAACACCGTGCCTTGCAACACCTCGCAATGTCTTCTACCTAATAGATTTGTTGCAAGTTTGAACAACGTCAGCTTTGTTTTCCCACGTATTGACATTCTCAAGGCATACTACAACAG TAGTACCGGTGGTGTTTTCACCGAAGATTTTCCCCTTAATCCACCAGTATTCTACGATTTTACTGGAAACTTGACTGGTTTCAACACGAGAGCTGAGTTAGGGACGAGGGCCGTTGTGCTAAACTATGGGGAAGCAGTTGAGATTGTGCTGCAAGCAACCCAATTGGGTGGTGGTGGAAGTCACCCAATCCATTTGCACGGTTTCAGCTTCTATCGGGTGGGAAGTGGTTCCGGAAATTTCAACAATGAGACAGACCCACGCACCTACAACCTGGTTGATCCACCCCTCATTAACACTATCCACGTTCCTGGTAAAGGATGGGCTGCACTCAGATTTTTTGCAAACAATCCTG GCATAGTAGCTGGGGAATGGACACTGTTTTCATTGTGA
- the LOC107957700 gene encoding laccase-14 isoform X3: MGLQQDTVTWFVGILFLSTLFLCSADVHHYEFFVRESNFTKLCNTTTLLVVNDSYPGPEIRVRRGDTVFVNVHNQGNYGFTIHWHGVKQPRNPWFDGPEFITQCPIQPGTNFTYEVILSDEIGTLWWHAHSDWTRGSVQGAFIILPAENETYPFPTPDADQTIILQSWYNGDYKQIIDQALATGIPPRQPDAYAINGNLGDTYGCTNDTIFRMQVDYEKMYLLRIINAAMNEQQFFSITNHTLTVVAQDASYVRRFTSDYILISPGQTMDVLVSANQNVGQYYMATRPFSDASAMPPDNITTGIFQYTNSEGGLNASLITLPARDDTNATNSFISRIRNTNVTQNPPLNVPTGIDRRVFITIATNTVPCNTSQCLLPNRFVASLNNVSFVFPRIDILKAYYNSTGGVFTEDFPLNPPVFYDFTGNLTGFNTRAELGTRAVVLNYGEAVEIVLQATQLGGGGSHPIHLHGFSFYRVGSGSGNFNNETDPRTYNLVDPPLINTIHVPGKGWAALRFFANNPGIVAGEWTLFSL; encoded by the exons atggGTTTACAGCAAGATACAGTGACATGGTTCGTAGGGATTCTATTTCTAAGCACTTTGTTCCTGTGCAGTGCTGATGTACATCACTATGAATTCTTT GTGCGAGAGTCCAACTTTACGAAGCTGTGCAACACGACGACATTGCTGGTCGTAAACGACAGTTATCCAGGGCCTGAAATTCGGGTTCGAAGAGGTGACACTGTCTTCGTTAATGTCCACAATCAAGGAAACTATGGCTTCACCATTCACTG GCACGGCGTGAAACAACCAAGGAATCCATGGTTCGACGGTCCCGAGTTCATAACGCAGTGCCCTATCCAACCAGGAACCAACTTTACGTACGAAGTCATTTTATCGGACGAAATAGGAACCCTTTGGTGGCATGCACACAGTGACTGGACTCGCGGTTCCGTCCAGGGAGCCTTCATCATTTTACCGGCCGAGAACGAAACTTATCCATTCCCCACGCCAGACGCGGATCAAACAATCATACTTC AATCATGGTACAATGGGGACTACAAGCAAATCATCGATCAAGCACTTGCAACCGGTATCCCTCCTCGTCAACCTGATGCTTATGCTATCAATGGAAATTTAGGAGATACATACGGATGCACTAATG ATACAATATTCCGTATGCAAGTTGATTATGAGAAGATGTACCTTCTCCGCATAATCAATGCAGCAATGAACGAACAGCAATTCTTCTCCATCACGAACCACACCCTCACAGTCGTCGCCCAAGATGCCTCCTACGTTCGAAGGTTCACAAGCGACTACATATTGATAAGCCCTGGCCAAACCATGGATGTGTTGGTCTCCGCCAACCAAAACGTGGGCCAATATTACATGGCTACCAGGCCTTTCTCTGATGCCTCTGCTATGCCTCCTGACAACATCACAACCGGCATTTTCCAATATACGAACAGCGAGGGCGGATTGAATGCTTCCTTGATAACACTGCCCGCGAGAGACGATACAAATGCTACCAATAGTTTCATCAGCCGAATTAGAAACACCAACGTCACCCAGAATCCCCCATTGAATGTGCCAACGGGTATCGATAGACGAGTGTTCATTACAATCGCCACCAACACCGTGCCTTGCAACACCTCGCAATGTCTTCTACCTAATAGATTTGTTGCAAGTTTGAACAACGTCAGCTTTGTTTTCCCACGTATTGACATTCTCAAGGCATACTACAACAG TACCGGTGGTGTTTTCACCGAAGATTTTCCCCTTAATCCACCAGTATTCTACGATTTTACTGGAAACTTGACTGGTTTCAACACGAGAGCTGAGTTAGGGACGAGGGCCGTTGTGCTAAACTATGGGGAAGCAGTTGAGATTGTGCTGCAAGCAACCCAATTGGGTGGTGGTGGAAGTCACCCAATCCATTTGCACGGTTTCAGCTTCTATCGGGTGGGAAGTGGTTCCGGAAATTTCAACAATGAGACAGACCCACGCACCTACAACCTGGTTGATCCACCCCTCATTAACACTATCCACGTTCCTGGTAAAGGATGGGCTGCACTCAGATTTTTTGCAAACAATCCTG GCATAGTAGCTGGGGAATGGACACTGTTTTCATTGTGA
- the LOC107957697 gene encoding putative laccase-9 — protein sequence MGSEKQGFIWLSGLLFLNILAVSTSDVLYYEFFLQESQFTKLCSTKSILTVNGSFPGPEIRVRRGDTVFVNVHNQGNHAVSLKWEGVKDSIDGSNELIQPGRNFTYEIELEDEIGTLWWHATSAGAAATVHGAFVILPAANEDYPFPAPTSDQTIILGEWFREELTKAN from the exons ATGGGTTCTGAAAAGCAAGGGTTTATATGGTTATCAGGGCTTTTGTTTCTAAACATCCTTGCCGTATCCACATCTGATGTCCTCTATTACGAGTTTTTT TTGCAAGAATCCCAGTTCACTAAGCTGTGTAGCACGAAGAGCATCTTGACCGTCAATGGCAGCTTTCCAGGGCCTGAGATTCGGGTTCGGAGAGGGGACACAGTTTTTGTCAACGTCCACAATCAAGGAAACCATGCTGTATCCCTCAAgtg GGAGGGCGTTAAGGATTCAATTGATGGTTCGAATGAGTTGATTCAGCCAGGAAGAAACTTCACTTACGAGATAGAGTTAGAGGATGAAATAGGAACTCTGTGGTGGCACGCTACCAGTGCTGGGGCTGCGGCAACCGTACATGGCGCCTTTGTCATTTTGCCGGCAGCCAATGAAGACTATCCTTTCCCTGCACCTACTTCTGACCAAACAATTATACTTG GGGAATGGTTCAGGGAAGAGTTAACAAAAGCTAATTAA